In one window of Desulforhabdus amnigena DNA:
- a CDS encoding 7-cyano-7-deazaguanine synthase → MQDKRYIICGNAPTDGIEENPDRDLRLRLWGKDGPDKITLRIEDIHKKMSKDVPDSFQDLLEIATYVYSADQAIPRGADDVDSFGHGWRRDLHFIIPVRKPDFWNGDDIHQALRSTLGFLSDDNYHFEFVKLKEAQAFQGYLKFDDDGRLFGYPEQVVMFSGGLDSLAGAIDEVLNEKHKVVLVTHKSTPKLNTRHRRLEKMIADKAGENAPLHIGVRVNKNKGLNYEYTQRSRSFLYVSIGATIAKMLNLKSVRFYENGVISLNLPVCAQVVGGRATRTTHPRVIRGFQEIISLVAGEPFTIENPYIWKTKAGVIEVITKAGCQDMIAASTTCTHTWEMTNHHTHCGTCSQCIDRRFAMIAAKADQHDPVEAYKADIFTQSRSKDEDKIMAAAYLERANQVRDQDDITQFIARFSEVSRVFRYLNGNPGSVAQKVYDLYKRHAKEVCEAMDTMVARNITAIRQRTLPGDCLLRTVYESGSVISVPAIPVEQKQPDNYFRKRGGVWAARFNGNAEVLVTGVDKGAEYINFLLARPNKETSVYEIVCGFAINTCNTFLNSDETEDGFQFTQGVPLGDTGFVADRKAIEQYREAAHDLLREIEDARAENNDAEIQRLEEEMAKVTTAINEAVGLGGKLRKSNDKRKNVRDAFRNAVNRAIKYLEKYDKPLAAHLKESIKCGNEPVYRTEEEIVWEVRPIVNE, encoded by the coding sequence ATGCAAGATAAACGATATATCATCTGTGGGAACGCACCGACCGATGGGATTGAAGAAAATCCTGACCGTGATCTGCGCCTGCGCCTTTGGGGCAAGGATGGGCCGGACAAGATCACCCTACGCATTGAAGACATCCACAAAAAGATGAGCAAGGACGTGCCTGATTCTTTCCAGGACCTGCTCGAAATCGCCACCTACGTTTACAGTGCCGATCAGGCCATCCCACGAGGGGCCGACGACGTCGATTCTTTTGGCCATGGCTGGCGCAGGGATCTGCACTTCATCATCCCGGTGCGGAAGCCAGATTTTTGGAACGGAGACGATATCCACCAGGCGCTGCGCTCCACGCTTGGTTTCTTGTCTGACGACAACTATCACTTCGAGTTCGTCAAACTGAAAGAGGCTCAGGCATTCCAGGGATATCTGAAATTTGATGATGACGGACGGCTGTTCGGCTATCCGGAACAGGTAGTGATGTTTTCAGGTGGACTGGACTCGCTGGCGGGAGCCATCGATGAAGTTCTGAATGAAAAACACAAGGTCGTCCTTGTTACCCACAAGTCGACACCGAAGCTCAACACGCGCCACCGGCGACTGGAAAAGATGATTGCCGACAAGGCTGGGGAAAACGCCCCGCTACACATCGGCGTCCGGGTCAACAAGAACAAGGGCCTGAACTACGAGTACACCCAGCGCAGCCGATCCTTCCTTTATGTGTCTATCGGGGCGACCATCGCAAAAATGCTCAATCTGAAAAGCGTCCGTTTTTACGAAAACGGGGTCATCAGTTTGAATCTGCCGGTCTGCGCTCAGGTAGTCGGAGGCCGGGCAACACGCACCACCCACCCCAGGGTGATCCGAGGCTTTCAGGAAATCATCAGCCTGGTGGCTGGCGAACCGTTCACGATTGAGAATCCCTACATCTGGAAAACCAAGGCCGGTGTTATCGAGGTGATCACCAAGGCCGGATGCCAGGACATGATCGCGGCATCGACCACCTGCACCCATACCTGGGAGATGACCAATCACCATACGCATTGCGGAACGTGTTCGCAGTGCATCGACAGGCGTTTTGCCATGATTGCGGCAAAAGCGGATCAGCATGACCCCGTGGAAGCCTATAAGGCCGATATCTTCACCCAAAGTCGAAGCAAGGACGAGGACAAGATCATGGCTGCCGCGTACCTGGAGCGAGCCAACCAGGTCCGTGATCAGGATGACATCACCCAGTTTATCGCTCGATTCAGCGAGGTAAGTCGGGTCTTCCGCTACTTGAATGGGAACCCCGGAAGCGTGGCCCAGAAGGTCTATGACCTTTACAAACGCCACGCCAAGGAAGTCTGCGAAGCGATGGACACCATGGTCGCCCGCAACATCACGGCCATCCGTCAGCGCACCTTGCCGGGAGACTGCTTGCTTCGGACGGTCTATGAATCGGGATCGGTGATCTCTGTCCCAGCTATTCCGGTCGAGCAGAAGCAGCCGGACAACTACTTCAGGAAGCGCGGGGGAGTCTGGGCCGCACGCTTTAACGGCAATGCCGAGGTGCTCGTGACGGGTGTCGACAAAGGAGCCGAGTACATCAACTTCCTTCTGGCGAGGCCCAACAAGGAAACCTCGGTCTACGAGATCGTCTGCGGGTTCGCCATCAATACCTGCAACACGTTTCTGAACTCTGATGAAACCGAAGACGGTTTTCAGTTCACCCAGGGGGTTCCGTTGGGCGATACCGGCTTCGTCGCCGACCGCAAGGCTATCGAGCAGTACCGGGAGGCGGCTCACGATCTTCTTCGAGAAATTGAAGACGCACGAGCAGAAAACAACGATGCCGAGATTCAGCGGCTTGAAGAAGAAATGGCAAAGGTGACCACAGCGATCAACGAGGCTGTTGGCTTGGGTGGCAAACTCCGGAAATCCAACGACAAGCGAAAGAACGTCCGTGACGCCTTCCGGAACGCCGTAAACCGGGCCATCAAGTATCTGGAGAAGTATGACAAGCCGCTGGCCGCCCACCTGAAGGAATCCATCAAGTGCGGCAACGAGCCTGTCTACCGGACCGAAGAGGAGATCGTTTGGGAGGTCCGCCCGATAGTCAACGAGTGA
- a CDS encoding sigma-70 family RNA polymerase sigma factor, whose product MVSQNSYDGIDKYAADLIRHKARQLVGKAGFTEDDRPDLEQELMIDLLQRMRHFNPAKAKKTTFMARIVERHISTILEARFAQCRDWRLCQTSLNEPLDNGEGDTTERIEFLDSEGSLGGGTRETRERLAHEIHMDLGQAIASLPEELRDLCVRLHDSTMAEIAREMGIPRTTLYDRLSKLREAFIEAGLTDYL is encoded by the coding sequence ATGGTTTCACAAAATTCTTACGACGGCATCGACAAGTATGCCGCCGACCTCATTCGGCACAAAGCACGTCAACTCGTAGGCAAGGCCGGATTCACCGAGGACGACAGACCCGACCTCGAACAGGAACTGATGATCGATCTGCTGCAGCGGATGCGGCATTTCAATCCCGCCAAGGCCAAGAAGACCACCTTCATGGCCCGGATCGTCGAACGTCACATCTCCACCATTCTGGAGGCCCGGTTCGCCCAATGCCGGGACTGGCGGCTCTGCCAAACCTCACTCAACGAACCCCTCGACAACGGCGAAGGCGACACCACCGAGCGGATCGAGTTCCTGGACAGCGAAGGTTCTCTGGGGGGCGGCACCCGCGAAACAAGAGAGCGCCTCGCCCATGAGATCCACATGGATCTCGGCCAGGCCATCGCCTCGCTGCCGGAAGAACTCCGGGATCTGTGCGTGCGCCTGCACGACAGCACCATGGCCGAAATCGCCCGGGAGATGGGCATTCCCAGAACCACCCTCTACGACCGGCTGAGCAAGCTGCGGGAGGCGTTCATCGAGGCTGGCCTGACGGACTACCTGTGA
- a CDS encoding PD-(D/E)XK nuclease family protein yields the protein MSELMTTTYSMWRLFRNCRMACKWRYIDELVPLERDPNLAFGSVIHDCLECWHGERDLAKVLDHIDRTYPNRAQDDHQQADWHLARAMMSAYAKHYPAEEFEVVALEKTFEGPIVNPATGATSRSFILAGKVDGIVRQDGQYFLLEHKTAAQIDASYLERLWTDFQIILYAWYLEQTLGITVSGIIYNVLVKARLRQGKGETEAEYEARRDELIAKSKTGKSSAKRKLPEDDETFQQRLQEKYLEPGMFHREVLYISRDQFEELRAELWELSKAMLDARRRDTFYRNTSYCFQYGRPCAYFQLCRSGGNPNVIENHFQRIAPHEELRDGAGEDAAPVF from the coding sequence ATGAGCGAGCTGATGACCACCACCTATTCCATGTGGCGGCTGTTCCGCAACTGCCGCATGGCCTGCAAGTGGCGCTATATCGACGAGCTGGTGCCACTCGAGCGCGACCCCAATCTGGCCTTCGGCTCGGTCATTCACGACTGCCTGGAGTGCTGGCACGGCGAGCGGGATCTGGCCAAGGTCCTCGACCACATCGACCGGACCTATCCGAACAGGGCGCAGGACGACCATCAACAGGCCGACTGGCATCTCGCCCGGGCCATGATGAGCGCCTATGCGAAACACTACCCGGCCGAAGAGTTCGAGGTCGTCGCGCTCGAGAAGACCTTCGAAGGTCCCATCGTCAACCCGGCGACCGGGGCGACCTCGCGCAGTTTCATTCTCGCCGGGAAGGTGGACGGCATCGTCCGTCAGGATGGCCAGTATTTTCTGCTGGAACACAAAACCGCCGCGCAGATCGACGCCAGCTATCTGGAGCGGCTGTGGACTGATTTCCAGATCATCCTCTACGCCTGGTACCTGGAGCAGACCCTCGGCATCACGGTCAGCGGCATCATCTATAACGTCCTGGTCAAAGCCCGGCTGCGCCAGGGCAAGGGTGAAACCGAAGCTGAATACGAAGCCCGCCGAGACGAACTGATCGCCAAGTCGAAAACCGGCAAGAGCAGCGCCAAGCGCAAGCTGCCGGAGGACGACGAAACCTTCCAGCAACGACTCCAGGAGAAGTACCTCGAGCCGGGCATGTTTCATCGCGAGGTGCTCTACATCTCCCGAGACCAGTTCGAGGAACTGCGGGCGGAGCTGTGGGAACTCTCCAAGGCCATGCTCGACGCCCGTCGGCGCGACACCTTCTACCGCAACACCAGCTACTGCTTCCAGTACGGAAGACCCTGCGCCTACTTCCAGCTCTGCCGCTCGGGCGGCAACCCCAACGTCATCGAAAACCATTTCCAACGGATCGCCCCGCACGAAGAGCTGCGGGACGGAGCCGGTGAAGACGCCGCTCCGGTGTTTTGA
- a CDS encoding ATP-binding protein, translating to MLPKTKSKPKHTLSDLTALVYGPSKIGKSTWCSKANDALFLATEPGLNALEVFQTPITCWDDLLQACAEIAEGKHEFKTIVVDTVDNAYKMCSDYVCKKFKIEHESDLGYGKGYALINNEFQRVINKLAFLPYGLILISHSQERDIETRTGKHTRIVPTLPEKARKLVTGLVDLILFCDLDMKTGEDGKPVWQRVMRTKPSPNYDAGDRTGRLPEVIPLDFSSFMKAFNNTAAGAAASAARPKPEPTASAAAKPQQ from the coding sequence ATGCTTCCCAAGACCAAAAGCAAACCCAAACACACGCTCTCGGACCTCACCGCCCTGGTGTACGGCCCGAGCAAGATCGGCAAGAGCACCTGGTGCTCCAAGGCCAATGACGCACTGTTCCTGGCGACCGAGCCGGGTCTGAACGCCCTGGAGGTGTTCCAGACCCCGATCACCTGCTGGGACGACCTTCTGCAGGCCTGCGCCGAAATCGCCGAGGGCAAGCACGAGTTCAAGACCATCGTCGTCGACACGGTGGATAACGCCTACAAGATGTGCTCGGACTACGTCTGCAAGAAATTCAAGATCGAGCACGAATCCGACCTGGGCTACGGCAAGGGCTACGCGCTGATCAACAACGAGTTCCAGCGCGTCATCAACAAGCTCGCCTTCCTGCCCTATGGGTTGATCCTGATCTCCCACTCCCAGGAACGGGACATCGAGACCCGGACCGGCAAACACACCCGCATCGTGCCGACGCTGCCGGAAAAGGCGCGGAAGCTGGTCACCGGCCTGGTGGACCTGATCCTGTTCTGCGATCTGGACATGAAAACCGGCGAGGACGGCAAGCCGGTCTGGCAGCGCGTGATGCGCACCAAGCCCAGTCCCAACTACGACGCCGGTGACCGCACCGGCCGACTCCCCGAAGTCATCCCCCTCGATTTTTCGAGCTTCATGAAAGCGTTCAACAACACGGCAGCCGGAGCTGCGGCGAGTGCCGCCCGGCCAAAGCCGGAGCCGACCGCGAGTGCGGCGGCGAAACCCCAACAGTAA
- a CDS encoding DUF669 domain-containing protein — MEHYENQSSSNLDLAQFDDAFETAEVEEREFDAVPDGKYQVNVDRVELTRAQTSGNPMLKWTLRILAPTHKGRLLWRNNVMASNENIKWLKQDLYTCGLQLQKLSDLPGHLEQLLNIKLEVTKRTRGENENIYFNRRIVMADDAGAPGAAMDDMIPF; from the coding sequence ATGGAACACTACGAAAACCAATCCAGCAGCAACCTCGACCTGGCGCAGTTCGACGACGCCTTTGAAACCGCCGAAGTCGAGGAACGCGAGTTCGATGCCGTCCCCGACGGCAAGTACCAGGTCAACGTCGACCGGGTCGAACTGACCCGCGCCCAGACCTCGGGCAACCCCATGCTCAAGTGGACCCTGCGCATTCTCGCGCCGACCCACAAGGGTCGTCTGCTCTGGCGCAACAACGTCATGGCCAGCAACGAGAACATCAAGTGGCTCAAGCAGGACCTCTACACCTGCGGGCTGCAGCTCCAGAAGCTCTCCGACCTGCCGGGCCACCTCGAGCAGCTTCTCAACATCAAGCTGGAGGTGACCAAGCGCACTCGCGGTGAAAACGAGAACATCTACTTCAACCGTCGCATTGTCATGGCCGACGATGCCGGGGCTCCCGGCGCGGCGATGGACGACATGATCCCGTTCTGA
- a CDS encoding ERCC4 domain-containing protein: protein MMDRITVVVDTREQEPYSFDSDKVSAVRKALPAGDYSLVGLEERVAVERKSLTDFVSTVIRGRKRFHRELEKLSAYESACVVVECNFRDLVDGRYRSDAHPHALIGTVASIVVDFGVPVYFCSDRQAACRFVEEYLTRFHRRIARCQKEMRVTRRDSGEE, encoded by the coding sequence ATGATGGACCGGATCACCGTTGTCGTCGACACCCGCGAACAGGAGCCCTACAGCTTCGATAGTGACAAGGTTTCGGCGGTTCGCAAGGCGCTGCCCGCCGGTGATTACTCACTGGTCGGCCTCGAAGAACGGGTGGCGGTGGAGCGTAAATCCCTGACGGATTTCGTCTCCACCGTCATCCGGGGGCGCAAGCGGTTCCACCGCGAGCTGGAAAAGCTATCCGCCTACGAATCCGCCTGTGTGGTTGTCGAATGCAACTTTCGCGATCTGGTCGATGGCCGCTACCGAAGCGATGCCCACCCGCACGCGCTGATCGGAACGGTCGCCTCCATCGTCGTCGACTTCGGTGTCCCCGTCTACTTCTGCTCGGACCGGCAGGCAGCCTGCCGTTTTGTCGAGGAGTACCTGACACGTTTTCACCGGAGGATCGCGAGATGCCAAAAAGAAATGAGAGTAACCCGGCGCGACTCCGGGGAAGAATAG
- the recD2 gene encoding SF1B family DNA helicase RecD2 encodes MPKRNESNPARLRGRIERVYYAGPKFSAGRLLTPTGEEVQFAGNLFARENQPVVLLGSWSTHPKYGRQFKVDGMEHDLELDPEGLIHYLANHPEIKGIGPAKARLIVESFGDAFEETLLNDPERIALKARLPLEAARRLRDEWLKNRSVNTVMAWLSAFGLTHHQVTTLVERLGGNCLDILKEDPYILIREIRGFGFKKVDKIARKLGTPKDHTPRIRAGLNFCVREALDNGHCWIEYEDLVDQANLLLVMDALDSRVRIESALDALIEEQALSCDSHGGRFVVALPEIVRMERELASLFGQAETPNPHFQSVKKLDALIRRCASTLNDKQLEAVRSALQHSISLISGGAGSGKSYTISIINTICEESDLEVVLAAPTGKAAKRLEEVSGRSGTTIHRLLGYDGKGFSRSKENPIDADVLVVDEFSMVDVPLAWHLFEAVDLSRTTVLLVGDHNQLPPVGPGNILRDLIQTRAIPTVILDKVVRQAGVLKENCTAVLKGEVRKTSEASVAGCRDWYLVDQFTDPMAARSFLLELFQERLDALGFDIIKDVQVLTPTHKGPLGTKELNEELQRLIQRKLWNAEVPPVAMGRRAPFLKHDKIIQTRNNYDLNVMNGAIGYVVDVLANGTLVIDFDGMPVEMEKGSPDLQDLQLAYALTIHKTQGSEFPCAVVVVHKAHSFMHHRNLLYTGVTRARRTAIVLGDHWGIQNCAKRCQVDDRRTFLPLFLDAAQHAEADFARVAEAE; translated from the coding sequence ATGCCAAAAAGAAATGAGAGTAACCCGGCGCGACTCCGGGGAAGAATAGAGCGCGTTTACTATGCCGGACCCAAGTTCTCCGCAGGCCGACTGCTCACCCCGACCGGTGAGGAAGTCCAGTTCGCGGGCAATTTGTTCGCTCGGGAAAATCAGCCTGTGGTCCTGCTCGGGTCGTGGTCCACCCATCCAAAATACGGCCGTCAGTTCAAGGTCGACGGGATGGAGCACGACCTCGAACTCGATCCGGAGGGGCTGATCCACTATCTGGCCAACCATCCGGAGATCAAGGGCATTGGACCGGCCAAGGCCAGATTGATCGTCGAGAGCTTCGGCGACGCCTTTGAAGAAACCCTTCTGAACGACCCCGAGCGCATTGCGCTCAAGGCTCGACTGCCCCTGGAAGCGGCCCGGCGGTTGCGTGACGAATGGTTGAAGAACCGTAGCGTTAACACCGTCATGGCCTGGCTGTCGGCATTCGGCCTGACCCATCATCAGGTCACCACCCTGGTCGAAAGACTCGGCGGCAACTGCCTCGATATCCTGAAGGAAGACCCGTACATCCTCATTCGGGAGATCCGGGGATTCGGCTTCAAGAAGGTCGACAAGATCGCCCGCAAGCTGGGAACCCCCAAGGACCATACCCCTCGTATCCGGGCCGGATTGAATTTCTGCGTCCGTGAAGCCCTGGACAATGGCCACTGTTGGATCGAATACGAGGATCTGGTGGACCAGGCCAATTTGCTGCTGGTCATGGATGCCCTGGACAGCCGGGTCCGTATCGAGAGCGCCCTCGACGCGCTCATCGAAGAACAGGCGCTTTCCTGCGATTCCCACGGCGGGCGTTTCGTGGTCGCTCTGCCGGAGATCGTCCGCATGGAGCGGGAGCTGGCCTCGTTGTTCGGCCAGGCCGAAACACCCAACCCGCATTTCCAGTCCGTCAAGAAACTCGATGCCCTGATTCGGCGCTGCGCATCAACGCTGAACGATAAGCAGCTCGAAGCGGTGCGCTCGGCCCTCCAGCACAGCATCAGCCTGATTTCGGGTGGAGCCGGTTCGGGCAAGAGCTACACCATTTCGATCATCAACACCATCTGCGAGGAGAGCGATCTGGAGGTCGTGCTCGCCGCGCCGACCGGCAAGGCGGCCAAGCGCCTGGAGGAAGTCAGCGGCCGTAGCGGCACCACCATCCACCGTCTGCTCGGCTATGACGGCAAGGGATTCTCCCGCAGCAAGGAGAATCCCATCGATGCCGACGTCTTGGTGGTCGACGAGTTTTCGATGGTGGACGTGCCCCTGGCCTGGCACTTGTTCGAGGCGGTCGACCTGTCGCGGACCACGGTGCTGCTGGTCGGTGACCACAACCAGCTTCCGCCGGTGGGACCCGGAAACATCCTGCGCGATCTGATCCAGACACGCGCCATCCCCACGGTCATCCTCGATAAGGTCGTGCGCCAGGCTGGTGTCCTCAAGGAGAACTGCACCGCCGTTCTCAAGGGCGAGGTGCGCAAGACCAGCGAGGCATCGGTGGCTGGATGCCGGGATTGGTATCTGGTGGATCAGTTCACCGACCCGATGGCGGCACGCTCGTTCCTGCTGGAGCTGTTTCAGGAGCGGCTCGACGCCCTGGGTTTCGACATCATCAAGGACGTGCAGGTGCTGACGCCGACCCACAAGGGGCCGCTCGGCACCAAGGAATTGAACGAGGAACTGCAGCGGCTCATCCAGCGCAAGCTCTGGAACGCCGAGGTACCGCCGGTCGCTATGGGCCGCCGCGCCCCGTTTCTCAAGCACGACAAGATCATCCAGACCCGGAACAACTACGACCTGAACGTGATGAACGGTGCCATCGGCTATGTGGTCGATGTCCTCGCGAACGGCACCCTGGTCATCGACTTCGACGGCATGCCCGTGGAGATGGAAAAGGGTTCGCCCGACCTTCAGGACCTGCAGCTCGCCTATGCGCTCACCATCCACAAAACCCAGGGTTCCGAGTTCCCCTGCGCCGTGGTGGTGGTCCACAAGGCGCATTCCTTCATGCACCACCGCAATCTGCTCTACACCGGGGTGACCCGCGCCCGGCGCACCGCCATTGTCCTGGGTGACCATTGGGGCATCCAGAATTGCGCCAAGCGTTGCCAGGTGGATGACCGTCGGACCTTTCTGCCCCTGTTTCTGGACGCCGCCCAGCACGCGGAGGCCGATTTCGCCCGTGTCGCGGAGGCCGAATGA